The Canis lupus baileyi chromosome 29, mCanLup2.hap1, whole genome shotgun sequence genome includes a region encoding these proteins:
- the DNTT gene encoding DNA nucleotidylexotransferase isoform X3: MGAEAGTWRDTGGKFLLLATEPERKFRASDACCQGPSPAGQALEETGACDSITHIVAENNSGSDVLEWLQVQNIKASSQLELLDISWLIESMGAGKPVEMTGKHQLMRRDYTASPNPELQKTLPVAVKKISQYACQRRTTLNNYNNVFTDAFEVLAENYEFRENEVFSLTFMRAASVLKSLPFTIISMKDTEGIPCLGDQVKCIIEEIIEDGESSEVKAVLNDERYQSFKLFTSVFGVGLKTSEKWFRMGFRTLSKIKSDKSLKFTPMQKAGFLYYEDLVSCVTRAEAEAVGVLVKEAVGAFLPDAFVTMTGGFRRGKKMGHDVDFLITSPGSTDEDEEQLLPKVINLWERKGLLLYCDLVESTFEKLKLPSRKVDALDHFQKCFLILKLHHQRVDGGKCSQQEGKTWKAIRVDLVMCPYERRAFALLGWTGSRQFERDLRRYASHERKMILDNHALYDKTKKIFLKAESEEEIFAHLGLDYIEPWERNA; this comes from the exons ATGGGGGCTGAGGCAGGTACATGGAGAGACACGGGAGGCAAGTTTCTTCTTTTGGCAACAGAGCCAGAGAGGAAGTTCCGAGCGTCCGATGCCTGCTGCCAAGGACCAAGCCCAGCTGGTCAGGCTCTGGAGGAAACTGGTGCATG TGATTCCATCACGCACATTGTGGCAGAAAACAACTCTGGTTCAGATGTCCTGGAGTGGCTGCAGGTACAAAATATAAAAGCCAGCTCGCAGCTAGAACTCCTTGATATCTCCTGGCTGATAGAATCCATGGGAGCAGGAAAACCAGTGGAGATGACAGGGAAACACCAGCTT ATGAGAAGAGACTATACAGCTAGCCCCAACCCAGAACTCCAGAAGACTCTGCCAGTTGCTGTAAAAAAGATCTCTCAATATGCATGTCAGAGGAGAACCACTTTAAACAACTATAACAATGTCTTCACG GACGCCTTTGAGGTACTGGCTGAAAACTATGAATTTAGAGAAAATGAAGTCTTCTCTCTGACATTTATGAGAGCAGCTTCTGTACTTAAATCTCTGCCATTCACAATCATCAGTATGAAGGACACAGAAGGAATTCCCTGTCTGGGGGACCAAGTGAAGTGTATCATAGAG GAAATTATTGAAGATGGAGAAAGTTCTGAAGTTAAAGCTGTGTTAAATGATGAACGGTATCAGTCCTTCAAA CTCTTTACCTCTGTGTTTGGAGTGGGACTGAAAACATCTGAGAAATGGTTCCGGATGGGTTTCAGAACTTTGAGCAAAATAAAGTCGGACAAAAGCCTGAAATTCACACCAATGCAGAAAGCAG GTTTCCTCTATTATGAAGACCTCGTCAGTTGTGTGAccagggcagaagcagaagcagttGGAGTGCTGGTTAAAGAGGCCGTCGGGGCATTTCTGCCGGATGCCTTCGTCACCATGACAGGAGGATTCCGGAG gggTAAGAAGATGGGGCATGATGTAGATTTTTTAATTACCAGCCCTGGGTCAACAGACGAAGATGAGGAACAACTTTTACCTAAAGTGATAAACTTATGGGAAAGGAAG gGATTACTTTTATACTGTGACCTCGTGGAGTCgacatttgaaaaattaaagttgCCTAGCAGGAAGGTGGATGCTTTagatcattttcaaaaatgttttctgattttaaaattgcaCCATCAGAGAGTGGATGGTGGCAAGTGCAGCCAGCAGGAGGGGAAGACCTGGAAGGCCATCCGTGTGGACCTGGTCATGTGCCCCTATGAGCGCCGTGCCTTTGCCCTGCTGGGCTGGACTGGCTCGAGG CAGTTCGAGAGAGACCTCCGGCGTTATGCCTCTCATGAGCGGAAGATGATCCTGGATAACCATGCATTATATGACAAGACCAAG aAAATATTCCTCAAAGcagaaagtgaagaagaaattTTTGCACATCTGGGATTGGATTACATTGAACCATGGGAAAGAAATGCCTAG
- the DNTT gene encoding DNA nucleotidylexotransferase isoform X1, which yields MDPLQMAHSGPRKKRPRQMGAPMVSPPHNIKFQDLVLYILEKKMGTTRRAFLMELARRKGFRVDNEFSDSITHIVAENNSGSDVLEWLQVQNIKASSQLELLDISWLIESMGAGKPVEMTGKHQLMRRDYTASPNPELQKTLPVAVKKISQYACQRRTTLNNYNNVFTDAFEVLAENYEFRENEVFSLTFMRAASVLKSLPFTIISMKDTEGIPCLGDQVKCIIEEIIEDGESSEVKAVLNDERYQSFKLFTSVFGVGLKTSEKWFRMGFRTLSKIKSDKSLKFTPMQKAGFLYYEDLVSCVTRAEAEAVGVLVKEAVGAFLPDAFVTMTGGFRRGKKMGHDVDFLITSPGSTDEDEEQLLPKVINLWERKGLLLYCDLVESTFEKLKLPSRKVDALDHFQKCFLILKLHHQRVDGGKCSQQEGKTWKAIRVDLVMCPYERRAFALLGWTGSRQFERDLRRYASHERKMILDNHALYDKTKKIFLKAESEEEIFAHLGLDYIEPWERNA from the exons ATGGATCCTTTGCAAATGGCCCACTCAGGCCCTCGGAAGAAGAGGCCCAGGCAAATGGGTGCCCCAATGGTTTCTCCACCTCATAACATCAAGTTTCAGGATTTGGTCCTCTATATTttggagaagaaaatgggaaCCACCCGCAGAGCCTTCCTCATGGAGCTGGCACGAAGGAAAGGATTCAGGGTTGATAATGAGTTCAG TGATTCCATCACGCACATTGTGGCAGAAAACAACTCTGGTTCAGATGTCCTGGAGTGGCTGCAGGTACAAAATATAAAAGCCAGCTCGCAGCTAGAACTCCTTGATATCTCCTGGCTGATAGAATCCATGGGAGCAGGAAAACCAGTGGAGATGACAGGGAAACACCAGCTT ATGAGAAGAGACTATACAGCTAGCCCCAACCCAGAACTCCAGAAGACTCTGCCAGTTGCTGTAAAAAAGATCTCTCAATATGCATGTCAGAGGAGAACCACTTTAAACAACTATAACAATGTCTTCACG GACGCCTTTGAGGTACTGGCTGAAAACTATGAATTTAGAGAAAATGAAGTCTTCTCTCTGACATTTATGAGAGCAGCTTCTGTACTTAAATCTCTGCCATTCACAATCATCAGTATGAAGGACACAGAAGGAATTCCCTGTCTGGGGGACCAAGTGAAGTGTATCATAGAG GAAATTATTGAAGATGGAGAAAGTTCTGAAGTTAAAGCTGTGTTAAATGATGAACGGTATCAGTCCTTCAAA CTCTTTACCTCTGTGTTTGGAGTGGGACTGAAAACATCTGAGAAATGGTTCCGGATGGGTTTCAGAACTTTGAGCAAAATAAAGTCGGACAAAAGCCTGAAATTCACACCAATGCAGAAAGCAG GTTTCCTCTATTATGAAGACCTCGTCAGTTGTGTGAccagggcagaagcagaagcagttGGAGTGCTGGTTAAAGAGGCCGTCGGGGCATTTCTGCCGGATGCCTTCGTCACCATGACAGGAGGATTCCGGAG gggTAAGAAGATGGGGCATGATGTAGATTTTTTAATTACCAGCCCTGGGTCAACAGACGAAGATGAGGAACAACTTTTACCTAAAGTGATAAACTTATGGGAAAGGAAG gGATTACTTTTATACTGTGACCTCGTGGAGTCgacatttgaaaaattaaagttgCCTAGCAGGAAGGTGGATGCTTTagatcattttcaaaaatgttttctgattttaaaattgcaCCATCAGAGAGTGGATGGTGGCAAGTGCAGCCAGCAGGAGGGGAAGACCTGGAAGGCCATCCGTGTGGACCTGGTCATGTGCCCCTATGAGCGCCGTGCCTTTGCCCTGCTGGGCTGGACTGGCTCGAGG CAGTTCGAGAGAGACCTCCGGCGTTATGCCTCTCATGAGCGGAAGATGATCCTGGATAACCATGCATTATATGACAAGACCAAG aAAATATTCCTCAAAGcagaaagtgaagaagaaattTTTGCACATCTGGGATTGGATTACATTGAACCATGGGAAAGAAATGCCTAG
- the OPALIN gene encoding opalin isoform X2, translating into MLIHRRRSSNESTEESERPCEISEIYDNPKIAENPRRSPTHEKNLMGAEGAHVYVKTVAGSEEPMHDTYRPAVEMERRRGLWWLMPRLSLE; encoded by the exons ATGCTGATCCACCGAAGAAGAAGCAGCAATGAATCCACCGAG GAAAGTGAGAGGCCATGTGAAATTTCAGAAATCTATGACAATCCCAAGATTGCTGAG AATCCTAGGAGGTCACCCACACATGAGAAGAATCTGATGGGAGCAGAAGGAGCCCATGTATATGTGAAGACTGTAGCAGGAAGCGAGGAGCCCATGCATGACACTTACCGTCCTGCTGTCGAaatggagagaaggaggggatTGTGGTGGCTTATGCCCAGATTGAGCCTGGAATGA
- the DNTT gene encoding DNA nucleotidylexotransferase isoform X2, translating into MDPLQMAHSGPRKKRPRQMGAPMVSPPHNIKFQDLVLYILEKKMGTTRRAFLMELARRKGFRVDNEFSDSITHIVAENNSGSDVLEWLQVQNIKASSQLELLDISWLIESMGAGKPVEMTGKHQLMRRDYTASPNPELQKTLPVAVKKISQYACQRRTTLNNYNNVFTDAFEVLAENYEFRENEVFSLTFMRAASVLKSLPFTIISMKDTEGIPCLGDQVKCIIEEIIEDGESSEVKAVLNDERYQSFKLFTSVFGVGLKTSEKWFRMGFRTLSKIKSDKSLKFTPMQKAGFLYYEDLVSCVTRAEAEAVGVLVKEAVGAFLPDAFVTMTGGFRRGKKMGHDVDFLITSPGSTDEDEEQLLPKVINLWERKGLLLYCDLVESTFEKLKLPSRKVDALDHFQKCFLILKLHHQRVDGGKCSQQEGKTWKAIRVDLVMCPYERRAFALLGWTGSRFERDLRRYASHERKMILDNHALYDKTKKIFLKAESEEEIFAHLGLDYIEPWERNA; encoded by the exons ATGGATCCTTTGCAAATGGCCCACTCAGGCCCTCGGAAGAAGAGGCCCAGGCAAATGGGTGCCCCAATGGTTTCTCCACCTCATAACATCAAGTTTCAGGATTTGGTCCTCTATATTttggagaagaaaatgggaaCCACCCGCAGAGCCTTCCTCATGGAGCTGGCACGAAGGAAAGGATTCAGGGTTGATAATGAGTTCAG TGATTCCATCACGCACATTGTGGCAGAAAACAACTCTGGTTCAGATGTCCTGGAGTGGCTGCAGGTACAAAATATAAAAGCCAGCTCGCAGCTAGAACTCCTTGATATCTCCTGGCTGATAGAATCCATGGGAGCAGGAAAACCAGTGGAGATGACAGGGAAACACCAGCTT ATGAGAAGAGACTATACAGCTAGCCCCAACCCAGAACTCCAGAAGACTCTGCCAGTTGCTGTAAAAAAGATCTCTCAATATGCATGTCAGAGGAGAACCACTTTAAACAACTATAACAATGTCTTCACG GACGCCTTTGAGGTACTGGCTGAAAACTATGAATTTAGAGAAAATGAAGTCTTCTCTCTGACATTTATGAGAGCAGCTTCTGTACTTAAATCTCTGCCATTCACAATCATCAGTATGAAGGACACAGAAGGAATTCCCTGTCTGGGGGACCAAGTGAAGTGTATCATAGAG GAAATTATTGAAGATGGAGAAAGTTCTGAAGTTAAAGCTGTGTTAAATGATGAACGGTATCAGTCCTTCAAA CTCTTTACCTCTGTGTTTGGAGTGGGACTGAAAACATCTGAGAAATGGTTCCGGATGGGTTTCAGAACTTTGAGCAAAATAAAGTCGGACAAAAGCCTGAAATTCACACCAATGCAGAAAGCAG GTTTCCTCTATTATGAAGACCTCGTCAGTTGTGTGAccagggcagaagcagaagcagttGGAGTGCTGGTTAAAGAGGCCGTCGGGGCATTTCTGCCGGATGCCTTCGTCACCATGACAGGAGGATTCCGGAG gggTAAGAAGATGGGGCATGATGTAGATTTTTTAATTACCAGCCCTGGGTCAACAGACGAAGATGAGGAACAACTTTTACCTAAAGTGATAAACTTATGGGAAAGGAAG gGATTACTTTTATACTGTGACCTCGTGGAGTCgacatttgaaaaattaaagttgCCTAGCAGGAAGGTGGATGCTTTagatcattttcaaaaatgttttctgattttaaaattgcaCCATCAGAGAGTGGATGGTGGCAAGTGCAGCCAGCAGGAGGGGAAGACCTGGAAGGCCATCCGTGTGGACCTGGTCATGTGCCCCTATGAGCGCCGTGCCTTTGCCCTGCTGGGCTGGACTGGCTCGAGG TTCGAGAGAGACCTCCGGCGTTATGCCTCTCATGAGCGGAAGATGATCCTGGATAACCATGCATTATATGACAAGACCAAG aAAATATTCCTCAAAGcagaaagtgaagaagaaattTTTGCACATCTGGGATTGGATTACATTGAACCATGGGAAAGAAATGCCTAG
- the OPALIN gene encoding opalin isoform X1 has translation MGFSLNFTLPANTTSSPAATGGKEADCGPSLGLAAGIPSLVATALLVALLFMLIHRRRSSNESTEESERPCEISEIYDNPKIAENPRRSPTHEKNLMGAEGAHVYVKTVAGSEEPMHDTYRPAVEMERRRGLWWLMPRLSLE, from the exons GGTTTCTCACTGAACTTCACACTGCCAGCCAACACG ACTTCCTCCCCAGCTGCTACAGGTGGGAAAGAAGCA GACTGTGGGCCCTCTCTTGGATTAGCAGCAGGCATCCCGTCCCTGGTGGCCACAGCCCTGTTGGTGGCTTTACTATTTATGCTGATCCACCGAAGAAGAAGCAGCAATGAATCCACCGAG GAAAGTGAGAGGCCATGTGAAATTTCAGAAATCTATGACAATCCCAAGATTGCTGAG AATCCTAGGAGGTCACCCACACATGAGAAGAATCTGATGGGAGCAGAAGGAGCCCATGTATATGTGAAGACTGTAGCAGGAAGCGAGGAGCCCATGCATGACACTTACCGTCCTGCTGTCGAaatggagagaaggaggggatTGTGGTGGCTTATGCCCAGATTGAGCCTGGAATGA